The proteins below come from a single Eucalyptus grandis isolate ANBG69807.140 chromosome 3, ASM1654582v1, whole genome shotgun sequence genomic window:
- the LOC120291514 gene encoding uncharacterized protein LOC120291514, translating to MQEVLNAQIAAEDECVSLLENFSKDATASADLIEKKANLLRAEEMDKWLSSSEDLEVRKMELEIESYLISEARKGVNVSIEHSIDDDSREKEKLLKKKDVLLDELEKLLNLAREKEKQIAENDASIEAVEKRIAGVVSGFQDMQSDIGAKYDRMKSKLSQVDAKSEALSIKRKILMTYSLRKIIKEQRLGNLGRLLQMKQKHTMK from the exons ATGCAGGAGGTTTTGAATGCACAGATTGCTGCTGAGGATGAGTGTGTTTCTCTGTTGGAGAATTTCTCTAAG GATGCAACTGCTAGTGCTGACCTGATAGAGAAGAAGGCAAACTTACTGCGTGCTGAGGAAATGGACAAATGGCTTTCATCAAGTGAAGATTTGGAGGTGAGGAAGATGGAACTTGAAATCGAGTCATATCTGATAAGTGAAGCTCGTAAAGGAGTGAATGTTTCCATCGAGCATTCAATTGATGATGACagtagagagaaagaaaaacttcttAAGAAGAAGGATGTGTTGTTGGATGAATTGGAGAAGCTGCTTAATTTagcgagagagaaggagaagcaaattGCTGAGAATGATGCTTCCATTGAAGCCGTAGAGAAGCGCATTGCTGGTGTGGTCTCTGGATTTCAGGACATGCAATCAGATATTGGTGCTAAATATGATAGAATGAAATCAAAGCTCTCTCAGGTTGATGCCAAAAGTGAAGCTTTatctataaaaagaaagatattgatgACGTACTCTCTCAGGAAGATAATAAAGGAGCAAAGATTAGGGAACTTGGGAAGATTGCTGCAGATGAAGCAAAAGCATACAATGAAGTAG
- the LOC104429128 gene encoding LOW QUALITY PROTEIN: 3-hydroxyisobutyryl-CoA hydrolase 1 (The sequence of the model RefSeq protein was modified relative to this genomic sequence to represent the inferred CDS: inserted 1 base in 1 codon) gives MRTLELRSKLYKKELTLDHLIATYKKPLICLIDGVVMGGGAGISMHGSFRVVTEKTVLAMPEASIXLFPDVGASYFLSKLPGYFGEYLGLTGARIDGATMLACGLATHFVFSKDLPPLEQALSLVESSNASEILSVISKYTHKSNVKEEEFHKRLKSINKCFSRQTVEDILHSLEEKLLDNFTEKWIADAVKNMKSASPTSLKIFLRSIREGRGQTIEQCLAREYTIFCNIVRRKITNDFYEGSRAILFDKDNKPKWEPPKLELVSAETVDMLFKALEEDDDDWHCLQLPARSSNLLDHARSKL, from the exons ATGAG GACATTGGAGCTACGGAGCAAGCTTTACAAGAAAGAGCTCACGTTGGATCACTTGATTGCTACCTATAAAAAGCCTTTG atatgcCTCATCGATGGAGTCGTAATGGGTGGTGGCGCTGGAATCTCCATGCATGGGAGCTTTAGAGTTGTGACAGAGAAGACG GTATTGGCAATGCCTGAAGCCTCAA GACTTTTCCCGGATGTGGGTGCTTCTTATTTCCTGTCCAAGCTTCCCGGTTACTTTG GTGAATATTTAGGGCTAACAGGAGCACGAATAGATGGAGCAACAATGCTTGCATGTGGTCTTGCAACtcattttgtcttttcaaag GATCTTCCTCCGTTAGAACAAGCTCTCTCTTTAGTGGAGTCCTCAAATGCATCAGAAATTTTATCTGTCATCAGCAAATATACGCACAAATCCAATGTGAAAGAGGAAGAATTCCACAAAAG ATTGAAGAGTATAAACAAATGTTTCTCAAGACAAACTGTGGAGGACATATTACATTCTCTT GAAGAGAAGTTGTTAGACAACTTTACAGAGAAATGGATCGCGGATGCAGTGAAAAATATGAAGTCTGCTAGTCCAACTAGCCTAAAGATATTTCTGAGATCG ATAAGAGAAGGACGTGGTCAGACGATTGAACAATGTCTAGCTCGAGAGTACACCATCTTTTGCAACATCGTGCGAAGGAAGATCACCAATGACTTCTATGAG GGTTCAAGGGCAATTTTATTCGATAAAGACAATAAACCCAAG TGGGAGCCGCCAAAGTTGGAGTTAGTCAGTGCAGAGACGGTGGATATGCTGTTCAAAGCATTGGAAGAGGATGATGACGATTGGCATTGTCTGCAGCTCCCTGCACGGTCCTCCAATTTGCTTGACCATGCAAGATCGAAGCTCTGA